Proteins found in one Venturia canescens isolate UGA chromosome 8, ASM1945775v1, whole genome shotgun sequence genomic segment:
- the LOC122414856 gene encoding calcium-binding protein P-like: MPGGMPGFLQKPPFLFPPRSPNPFGLGFPPSMGMMPMYPGFMPLVRPIRPVPTKIICLTPECLRQGPPKRILKLCGGKLYFIPPGVLATLPFCAILISNGASTGSDGHGNSSIPHYQDVTKRPGPEQQPGIGDHPGPEQQPGNGQHPETEDHPGPEQYPGPGQHPEVGDHQGFEQQPEVGDHPGPGSHPEPGAHPGSGGHPGLGEASGPGEYQGYTQHPGFLPGGQLSTSFYDNGKSTISGMQGFTPPPFTGPDPEVMVGTTHKFRPPEGEDYPQQSCLEGEFWNLDAHECVPIKYDPDIDFDYTHLPGSPWSGVTRKPFNKHRLRKKKKKLVLISDKGNITYIKAT, encoded by the exons ATGCCAGGGGGAATGCCAGGTTTTCTGCAGAAACCGCCATTTCTTTTCCCTCCGCGATCACCGAATCCTTTTGGCCTTGGGTTCCCGCCCAGCATGGGAATGATGCCCATGTACCCCGGCTTCATGCCATTAGTGCGTCCGATTCGGCCAGttccaacaaaaataatttgtttgaCTCCTGAGTGCCTGCGACAAGGACCGCCCAAAAGGATTCTAAAGCTGTGCGGGGGAAAGCTGTATTTCATACCACCGGGGGTACTTGCGACGCTACCATTTTGTGCGATTCTGATTTCTAACGGAGCATCAACAGGTTCTGACGGACACGGGAATTCTTCGATTCCTCACTACCAAGACGTTACAAAACGTCCGGGACCCGAACAACAGCCAGGAATTGGAGATCACCCAGGACCTGAACAACAGCCAGGAAATGGACAACACCCAGAAACTGAAGATCATCCAGGACCTGAACAATACCCAGGACCAGGGCAACATCCAGAAGTGGGCGATCACCAAGGATTTGAGCAACAGCCAGAAGTTGGAGATCATCCAGGTCCCGGATCACACCCCGAACCGGGAGCACACCCAGGGTCTGGAGGTCATCCGGGACTTGGAGAGGCCTCAGGACCCGGGGAATATCAAGGGTATACCCAGCATCCTGGGTTTCTCCCAGGAGGTCAACTTTCTACGTCATTTTATGACAATGGAAAAAGCACGATTTCCGGTATGCAAGGATTCACTCCTCCTCCATTTACCGGTCCGGACCCTGAGGTAATGGTTGGGACAACCCACAAATTCCGGCCTCCTG AGGGAGAAGATTATCCCCAACAGTCCTGCCTAGAAGGGGAATTCTGGAACCTTGATGCACATGAATGCGTACCGATCAAATATGATCCGGATATAGACTTTGACTACACCCACTTGCCAGGGTCTCCTTGGTCCGGGGTGACAAGAAAGCCGTTCAACAAGCATAGgctaagaaaaaagaagaagaagctgGTGCTCATCTCTGATAAGGGAAACATAACCTACATAAAAGCCACTTAA
- the LOC122414770 gene encoding uncharacterized protein isoform X2: protein MKQVDGVRRKMKIFHGNAKMEETNDIAKSCLRMRASRNVSLIRGCFALTLILLIQTQFAEAITRPREEPDSSMEAIASRYCDFLSTEKIYNITNLVQCMNELASAAVSRSRIGRASEDYFFPNPKKSPAYLSTDYQYPRRQTNDFQSYYERRPSRVFPDSASYQSGQSGYYDGGSKYSSGVDQPNRLPGGVGARLFEALASISQYDDLKCVSRILCEVATGVVPGNAGYRQGYDGGNSLISLLTTLETGETSPLLSFGKSALMGYANRGNPNICYRQYPKCPRSSAELIDYLNNHNGGFFRFFGNVRGSGYQGSYYRGNLRRQPAPPPGISGPESDRTEYNESDKITFPQEPLRGEQSLNRVSKSLMPFSDTANDYQNSPFFPQDRNDPESNLLYSLNPSMQIQNRQFPQATGSRKGRLYLPEDPINETISTYTFPDGQKVQINVAFSKLFSENYSKALRRSFANDHGPEPVNFESFSMINLAELFPNDRARLDLQVVHPCDMVCHDSKGTPVQFSQILLHSRKLSTLMTPDQPTIDLSETVPCEIICIDRTGEKRQLSTTLNQVLRIDDEQQPGLDVTGFQGSQF from the exons ATGAAACAAGTTGATGGGGTCCGAAgaaagatgaaaatatttcatggaAACGCGAAAATGGAAGAGACGAACGACATCGCGAAATCGTGTCTGCGGATGAGAGCATCGCGAAACGTTTCACTCATTCGGGGCTGTTTCGCTCTTACTTTGATTTTACTTATCCAAACTCAGTTCGCCGAGGCTATAACCCGACCGCGAGAAGAGCCAGACTCCAGCATGGAGGCCATTGCATCACGTTATTGTGATTTCCTAAgtacagaaaaaatatacaacATCACGAATTTGGTGCA GTGTATGAACGAGCTGGCCTCCGCAGCAGTTTCCCGATCGAGGATCGGCCGTGCTTCCGAAGATTATTTCTTCCCCAACCCTAAAAAAAGTCCAGCTTATTTATCAACAGATTATCAATACCCACGAAGACAGACAAATGACTTCCAAAGCTACTACGAGCGAAGGCCTTCTCGG GTATTTCCAGATTCAGCTTCGTACCAATCAGGCCAATCAGGATATTACGATGGAGGATCAAAATACTCGTCCGGAGTCGATCAACCTAACCGTTTACCCGGAGGTGTAGGTGCAAGACTTTTCGAAGCTTTAGCTTCGATTTCTCAGTACGATGATCTCAAATGTGTGTCTCGAATTCTGTGCGAAGTGGCTACGGGCGTTGTACCAGGTAATGCGGGCTACAGACAAGGTTACGATGGAGGCAACTCGTTGATCAG TCTATTAACCACTCTCGAAACTGGCGAAACTTCGCCGCTGTTGAGTTTCGGAAAATCAGCTTTGATGGGCTACGCCAATCGAGGAAATCCGAATATCTGTTACCGCCAATATCCAAAGTGCCCGAGGAGCAGCGCCGAActaattgattatttaaacaaCCACAACGGCggatttttccgattttttggCAACGTTCGTGGCTCGGGTTATCAAGGGAGTTACTATCGGGGCAATCTTAGGCGACAACCAGCGCCACCCCCAGGAATTTCTGGACCTGAATCTGACCGCACTG AGTACAACGAATCTGACAAGATCACTTTTCCTCAAGAGCCACTTCGAGGAGAACAGTCCCTGAATCGGGTTTCTAAATCCCTGATGCCTTTTTCCGACACTGCAAATGATTATCAGAATTCTCCATTCTTTCCTCAG GACAGGAACGATCCAGAGTCAaatctgttgtattcgttgaaTCCTTCGATGCAGATTCAAAATAGGCAGTTTCCACAAGCAACGGGATCACGAAAAGGCAGATTATATCTTCCCGAAGATCCTATCAATGAGACGATATCAACGTACACATTCCCGGACGGCCAAAAAGTCCAGATAAACGTGGCATTTTCGAAACTCTTTTCCGAAAATTACAGCAAAGCTTTGAGACGGAGTTTCGCCAACGATCATGGTCCAGAACCGGTCAACTTCGAGAGCTTCAGCATGATCAACCTCGCAGAACTTTTTCCGAACGATAGGGCCAGACTGGATCTCCAAGTTGTTCATCCTTGCGACATGGTTTGCCATGATTCCAAAGGCACCCCTGTGCAGTTCAGTCAAATTCTTCTGCACTCTCGGAAGCTCAGTACCCTTATGACACCTGATCAACCGACCATCGATTTGTCAGAGACCGTACCATGCGAAATAATATGCATTGATCGCACGGGTGAAAAAAGACAGCTCTCAACGACTTTGAATCAGGTTTTAAGAATCGATGACGAACAACAACCAGGTCTCGATGTCACAGGATTCCAAGGTTCACAATTTTGA
- the LOC122414770 gene encoding uncharacterized protein isoform X3: protein MKQVDGVRRKMKIFHGNAKMEETNDIAKSCLRMRASRNVSLIRGCFALTLILLIQTQFAEAITRPREEPDSSMEAIASRYCDFLSTEKIYNITNLVQCMNELASAAVSRSRIGRASEDYFFPNPKKSPAYLSTDYQYPRRQTNDFQSYYERRPSRVFPDSASYQSGQSGYYDGGSKYSSGVDQPNRLPGGVGARLFEALASISQYDDLKCVSRILCEVATGVVPGNAGYRQGYDGGNSLISLLTTLETGETSPLLSFGKSALMGYANRGNPNICYRQYPKCPRSSAELIDYLNNHNGGFFRFFGNVRGSGYQGSYYRGNLRRQPAPPPGISGPESDRTEPLRGEQSLNRVSKSLMPFSDTANDYQNSPFFPQDRNDPESNLLYSLNPSMQIQNRQFPQATGSRKGRLYLPEDPINETISTYTFPDGQKVQINVAFSKLFSENYSKALRRSFANDHGPEPVNFESFSMINLAELFPNDRARLDLQVVHPCDMVCHDSKGTPVQFSQILLHSRKLSTLMTPDQPTIDLSETVPCEIICIDRTGEKRQLSTTLNQVLRIDDEQQPGLDVTGFQGSQF, encoded by the exons ATGAAACAAGTTGATGGGGTCCGAAgaaagatgaaaatatttcatggaAACGCGAAAATGGAAGAGACGAACGACATCGCGAAATCGTGTCTGCGGATGAGAGCATCGCGAAACGTTTCACTCATTCGGGGCTGTTTCGCTCTTACTTTGATTTTACTTATCCAAACTCAGTTCGCCGAGGCTATAACCCGACCGCGAGAAGAGCCAGACTCCAGCATGGAGGCCATTGCATCACGTTATTGTGATTTCCTAAgtacagaaaaaatatacaacATCACGAATTTGGTGCA GTGTATGAACGAGCTGGCCTCCGCAGCAGTTTCCCGATCGAGGATCGGCCGTGCTTCCGAAGATTATTTCTTCCCCAACCCTAAAAAAAGTCCAGCTTATTTATCAACAGATTATCAATACCCACGAAGACAGACAAATGACTTCCAAAGCTACTACGAGCGAAGGCCTTCTCGG GTATTTCCAGATTCAGCTTCGTACCAATCAGGCCAATCAGGATATTACGATGGAGGATCAAAATACTCGTCCGGAGTCGATCAACCTAACCGTTTACCCGGAGGTGTAGGTGCAAGACTTTTCGAAGCTTTAGCTTCGATTTCTCAGTACGATGATCTCAAATGTGTGTCTCGAATTCTGTGCGAAGTGGCTACGGGCGTTGTACCAGGTAATGCGGGCTACAGACAAGGTTACGATGGAGGCAACTCGTTGATCAG TCTATTAACCACTCTCGAAACTGGCGAAACTTCGCCGCTGTTGAGTTTCGGAAAATCAGCTTTGATGGGCTACGCCAATCGAGGAAATCCGAATATCTGTTACCGCCAATATCCAAAGTGCCCGAGGAGCAGCGCCGAActaattgattatttaaacaaCCACAACGGCggatttttccgattttttggCAACGTTCGTGGCTCGGGTTATCAAGGGAGTTACTATCGGGGCAATCTTAGGCGACAACCAGCGCCACCCCCAGGAATTTCTGGACCTGAATCTGACCGCACTG AGCCACTTCGAGGAGAACAGTCCCTGAATCGGGTTTCTAAATCCCTGATGCCTTTTTCCGACACTGCAAATGATTATCAGAATTCTCCATTCTTTCCTCAG GACAGGAACGATCCAGAGTCAaatctgttgtattcgttgaaTCCTTCGATGCAGATTCAAAATAGGCAGTTTCCACAAGCAACGGGATCACGAAAAGGCAGATTATATCTTCCCGAAGATCCTATCAATGAGACGATATCAACGTACACATTCCCGGACGGCCAAAAAGTCCAGATAAACGTGGCATTTTCGAAACTCTTTTCCGAAAATTACAGCAAAGCTTTGAGACGGAGTTTCGCCAACGATCATGGTCCAGAACCGGTCAACTTCGAGAGCTTCAGCATGATCAACCTCGCAGAACTTTTTCCGAACGATAGGGCCAGACTGGATCTCCAAGTTGTTCATCCTTGCGACATGGTTTGCCATGATTCCAAAGGCACCCCTGTGCAGTTCAGTCAAATTCTTCTGCACTCTCGGAAGCTCAGTACCCTTATGACACCTGATCAACCGACCATCGATTTGTCAGAGACCGTACCATGCGAAATAATATGCATTGATCGCACGGGTGAAAAAAGACAGCTCTCAACGACTTTGAATCAGGTTTTAAGAATCGATGACGAACAACAACCAGGTCTCGATGTCACAGGATTCCAAGGTTCACAATTTTGA
- the LOC122414770 gene encoding uncharacterized protein isoform X1, producing the protein MKQVDGVRRKMKIFHGNAKMEETNDIAKSCLRMRASRNVSLIRGCFALTLILLIQTQFAEAITRPREEPDSSMEAIASRYCDFLSTEKIYNITNLVQCMNELASAAVSRSRIGRASEDYFFPNPKKSPAYLSTDYQYPRRQTNDFQSYYERRPSRVFPDSASYQSGQSGYYDGGSKYSSGVDQPNRLPGGVGARLFEALASISQYDDLKCVSRILCEVATGVVPGNAGYRQGYDGGNSLISLLTTLETGETSPLLSFGKSALMGYANRGNPNICYRQYPKCPRSSAELIDYLNNHNGGFFRFFGNVRGSGYQGSYYRGNLRRQPAPPPGISGPESDRTGTGELKFDSLAGSLSRDYMKNLFSVKKEYNESDKITFPQEPLRGEQSLNRVSKSLMPFSDTANDYQNSPFFPQDRNDPESNLLYSLNPSMQIQNRQFPQATGSRKGRLYLPEDPINETISTYTFPDGQKVQINVAFSKLFSENYSKALRRSFANDHGPEPVNFESFSMINLAELFPNDRARLDLQVVHPCDMVCHDSKGTPVQFSQILLHSRKLSTLMTPDQPTIDLSETVPCEIICIDRTGEKRQLSTTLNQVLRIDDEQQPGLDVTGFQGSQF; encoded by the exons ATGAAACAAGTTGATGGGGTCCGAAgaaagatgaaaatatttcatggaAACGCGAAAATGGAAGAGACGAACGACATCGCGAAATCGTGTCTGCGGATGAGAGCATCGCGAAACGTTTCACTCATTCGGGGCTGTTTCGCTCTTACTTTGATTTTACTTATCCAAACTCAGTTCGCCGAGGCTATAACCCGACCGCGAGAAGAGCCAGACTCCAGCATGGAGGCCATTGCATCACGTTATTGTGATTTCCTAAgtacagaaaaaatatacaacATCACGAATTTGGTGCA GTGTATGAACGAGCTGGCCTCCGCAGCAGTTTCCCGATCGAGGATCGGCCGTGCTTCCGAAGATTATTTCTTCCCCAACCCTAAAAAAAGTCCAGCTTATTTATCAACAGATTATCAATACCCACGAAGACAGACAAATGACTTCCAAAGCTACTACGAGCGAAGGCCTTCTCGG GTATTTCCAGATTCAGCTTCGTACCAATCAGGCCAATCAGGATATTACGATGGAGGATCAAAATACTCGTCCGGAGTCGATCAACCTAACCGTTTACCCGGAGGTGTAGGTGCAAGACTTTTCGAAGCTTTAGCTTCGATTTCTCAGTACGATGATCTCAAATGTGTGTCTCGAATTCTGTGCGAAGTGGCTACGGGCGTTGTACCAGGTAATGCGGGCTACAGACAAGGTTACGATGGAGGCAACTCGTTGATCAG TCTATTAACCACTCTCGAAACTGGCGAAACTTCGCCGCTGTTGAGTTTCGGAAAATCAGCTTTGATGGGCTACGCCAATCGAGGAAATCCGAATATCTGTTACCGCCAATATCCAAAGTGCCCGAGGAGCAGCGCCGAActaattgattatttaaacaaCCACAACGGCggatttttccgattttttggCAACGTTCGTGGCTCGGGTTATCAAGGGAGTTACTATCGGGGCAATCTTAGGCGACAACCAGCGCCACCCCCAGGAATTTCTGGACCTGAATCTGACCGCACTGGTACTGGAGAACTTAAGTTCGATAGCTTAGCTGGATCACTCAGCCGAGactatatgaaaaatttattttccgttAAAAAAGAGTACAACGAATCTGACAAGATCACTTTTCCTCAAGAGCCACTTCGAGGAGAACAGTCCCTGAATCGGGTTTCTAAATCCCTGATGCCTTTTTCCGACACTGCAAATGATTATCAGAATTCTCCATTCTTTCCTCAG GACAGGAACGATCCAGAGTCAaatctgttgtattcgttgaaTCCTTCGATGCAGATTCAAAATAGGCAGTTTCCACAAGCAACGGGATCACGAAAAGGCAGATTATATCTTCCCGAAGATCCTATCAATGAGACGATATCAACGTACACATTCCCGGACGGCCAAAAAGTCCAGATAAACGTGGCATTTTCGAAACTCTTTTCCGAAAATTACAGCAAAGCTTTGAGACGGAGTTTCGCCAACGATCATGGTCCAGAACCGGTCAACTTCGAGAGCTTCAGCATGATCAACCTCGCAGAACTTTTTCCGAACGATAGGGCCAGACTGGATCTCCAAGTTGTTCATCCTTGCGACATGGTTTGCCATGATTCCAAAGGCACCCCTGTGCAGTTCAGTCAAATTCTTCTGCACTCTCGGAAGCTCAGTACCCTTATGACACCTGATCAACCGACCATCGATTTGTCAGAGACCGTACCATGCGAAATAATATGCATTGATCGCACGGGTGAAAAAAGACAGCTCTCAACGACTTTGAATCAGGTTTTAAGAATCGATGACGAACAACAACCAGGTCTCGATGTCACAGGATTCCAAGGTTCACAATTTTGA